The Anoplolepis gracilipes chromosome 7, ASM4749672v1, whole genome shotgun sequence genome segment gagagggacacACACGATTTGGACtagtaagatatttatatgatttatataagtcAATAGCAATATATCTACGCTAGAAATTCGTGAAGAAACGCACATTTTTCCAAATTGCAACAcagaaaaacatatacattgcatttataaaacataagtaAGAGAAACTACACAGTAAAGTTCGAATTTTCAATCACGGCCCGTGAAGAATTAGTCAAGCTTTAAcctatattcaaatattcaaataattaatattaataattcttattatcgATCATTCTTAGGTTAACatgaaacaaattataataaataaaaataataatcaaaaatatcgtGCAGATTATAATCATTTGTCATGATTCGGATATTAAAacgtgtataattttaattattggaaTATTTGACTGAACATTGACAAGTGTAGATTTAAGTTAATCGTAACATTTGATTGTACGATGTGaatcaaatagaaaaaaatgtataagaatATCGCAGTGCAATAACATTTCTGGGTGTAGATATTAAGTAGTTAAAGTAACTTTACAATGATACTATGCCAAAGAAACCCCACAATATACGTAAATCAATATACTATACGTATGCTTCCTTTGAGGGATATCTGGCAAATGTTGCGGAATATGATAGATGCTATAAAAATCTGGAAAATATCGCTTGCTAACAAAACACtccgataaaatattattaattatctaattctAATTCAATACTGTCAAGCAAAAATTATTGAGATTATTTAGGGTGTCTACTTAAATCTTGTAAAgaaattccctgaaaattccctgattttctaggtatttttgttcatgtccaaaattccaagtaagagaatattttcaagattttttttaatacaacttgctctaaaataaattttattatatacgttttctaatatttatacaaatttattcatacaaaggaaaaagccttttagtttcaaaactaaataactttcagataagcattttttacttgcataaaattttcatttatcattaaaaattacgaagaatatgtatttcatattatattaagaatatagaaacaaatatatatatatatatatatatatatacatttataatttattttaaacgcatatatgtatatataatttatttggctGGCTGATTAGTGTATGTATGAAGCTGACGTTTCACTTCGTAGAAACACTAATTATTGAGAGttctgactttatttttaatactgctttatttttaatagttgttttttaatttttaatagtttttagaatgttcacaaaattaaatatatagttctaactattaaataaaaaaaaattgctcacaCCAAGTTCACCCTGCGTTTCACTTTGACaccctattattattttgtgaacTAAAAGCtggagaaaaaaagttttgtttttataaataatattcatttttactcTCAATACAATGTGATTTTATTCCGAAATACTAACAtcatgcaattaaaaaaaaaattaacatggCACTCTTCGTATCGCTCATAAATCGAAATtagcttttatatatgtatatatatagcatttcttttgttcatattttaaataaaaattttattttatacaaaaaaataacgtatCTTTGtcattttctaaaattcaaGACTTCAACTAAACTCTTGCGCTTGCTAAACTgtgaaattttactttcataacttttttaatatctggACGCTCAACTAGCCATCAGCGacaatatatgcattttaattatagaaaaattagtttttttgttgcaatgaaaattttatgtactataaaaatatagatgcaatatgtaatattttataaagtaaggCAGTGAAAAGCAATCTCTTGAaggataataatgttattcgtgattaaaaagaaaaatatatagccgTCAATCCGTATAGTCTgtgacatataataattaattataatttaattataattaaaaataataattaattgcaacaATTCTTACGACTTTACTGAGTAACAATGGATATATTCTGTTGGATATGTAAATAGTTGTTTATCGATTAATTGAatgaaagagaatttttaatacactATATgcttgaaaaacaaaattttttaactttaattaaattacgtagcgcaaaatagtttattaaaatacaatttactgttatataatttgttcaagtttgtataaaataattaaaataattaagaattatgaAATTTCCGTATCAAATTGACAGAATAATTGCATTAACAATTAACGTATACAACTTGTATGaatcagaatatatttaaaaaatcttttctcaaACGATCTGCAATAgatctattaattatagatCTGCTAATGATCAAGGACCTTAAAAAATTAGCTTTTTAATTCGActtaacaaaaaattcgaattaacaaaatattatttaaggcGTAAATATTCcatatgcaatttttacaaaattgaattttaagccatttatatatttttttatacaaacattTTACTATAACGAGTAGTTTGAGAAAACAGATTTCAGTACGGAGCcaaaacaatatgtatgtttaaattGCGTAGGAATACGCAAGGGAAGACCGACAGTGTTAAAAcagtatgaaatattattaaaacaatatgaaACATTATATCGTACTGGAAAGTATAATCGCATATGCgtatttttagtatatttttagaaaaaaaaatgtgcgttCGCGCGCGTAAAGTGTTTAAATCACTTGAAAGTCATGCATAAACGTGCGTTTGTTAAATATCAACAACGCTTATCCtgttattgcaatattaatgcTATATGGCGTGACATTTAGAATACGAAGTATCGTAAACGGAACGAATAAAAATGTCTAGAAAGTGTGCCATAATGTTAGAATAAACgtgcaaatatattaaattaatgaatatataacatgtaaaaaaatataaatttatctgatAAGAAAAGATGTATGTatgatatgtgtatgtatagtGCGTTCCACATATCACGTAACAATGATCTTCGATGCGTTGAAGGGAAAAACTCTGTCACACATTCGAAGAGCATAGTTTCGCGCATAAATTTCACGAATTCATGATGACGAATGGGCTATAATTCGCCGACGTAGTATTAATTGGTTGTGATTAGGAAAGACCGTCTCGGAGACTAGTTTCCTAGTTAACATGGAAAGTAGCTAAAATGCCTGTAACTATATAATgtcgtataattataaaccaTATGCTGtgttactttaaaatttaatgtgcaattattaaatgtacaaagattaaaaaatttgctataccattttctgttatataatacaaaattacattcataAACGTGGGCCTACAGTCGGATAGGACCGCATTATAAACGAACTTCGCGTGTGGTacttataaagaattaatagcGTTTAATGACCATTAGTGACGATCGTGTTTAACGATAATgcttgtttgaaaaattccCGAGTCGGTTTAACAGAAAGTGCGATCTGGGGCGTAAACAAATTGATTGATATGATATTTTACGATGGAAAATATCGCAAAATCAATGGATGACggcattaaaaaagaaagttcaTACATTAGAGAAATTTGTACTAGAATTCCATTTTATCATTGTACCCTATAGTAACTGGGTGACGTTCAAATTGATATGatgtataatgaataaattaattgataattatatgtaattatgtataatatatattttttacaccttTATCCTTCCAGTTCTATAGATCAGAAttcattattatgtacatacatattagaaaattacattaGAAAGTTAGTTacgaaaacaaaattatcgtTGCAAAATTCTACGTGCGTGTCGAGATCCATAATtgaatttgtaaaattctcCAATTCAAGAAACTTCCTATACATTATTATCttcaatttgttattattctgTGTTTTACGAATCTTGATGTGTACAATTACAGTGTGGTCTCGAACTTCCCATTTGAAATTGCACAAGTATTACCAGATACGTCACCACCGTACCGATTAGCTGATGATCAAAATTACcattactaaattatattttaattgtgaaaattttaattctctttctttctctcatatCAGACACGTTTCGCATTATTCTCAATATTCTCACCGAATAAAGGAAACTGTTATCAAGTGTAAAGTATCCATTAGCTGTGAACCGTATCTTACGATGTAGTATTTGAAGCGAAAATTCCTTGAGctacaacaataaaaatataataaatgtcgaATATTACGACAAAAAAGGACGttaagaaagatttatttatgattaccTCTGATTTTGCTTCTTTGCCGATTGCGCAACTTAAAATGTTATGTACTACATTTCCCGTTTTCTCCATCTACAAAatcataaattcataattgGAATAATGCCATACactcataaaatattcggTTTTTATTTCGTCTCTCATCAGTAAATCGATTAAATTACTTTAGAGCATGATAAACAAGCTCGAGTTTGCATTATCCTACCTCATTCAAAATCTTAGTAATCCTGTTGGTGAGGAAAAAAATTGGGTAAATCAGATATATTAACCAGAAGATGGTGTTAGTAAAAACCTCGTATTCTAAAACTTCGTCGGACATCAACAGAGGCGAGAGAAGGTAGTAGCCGTTATAtatgagtgataaaaaaaggaaaatgacGCCGAACAATATTGGCAGTGAATAGAAATCCGACACGTTCCCCGAGATCTCACAGAGGTGACAATGCACATCTCGCAGTTGCAGCAGCTGTTGAACGGTGGAGTTGCTGACGATGATGCGGCGCGTCTGACAGAGCGATTGCGATCGAAGATCCGGTGTGCTGACCCTGGACAAGTTCTGCAGTGCCCGATTCACGTCAGCAAAGTCCGCCTGGATGATCGTGACCAGTAGAAAGTACTGCATTATCATCCATCCTACGTGAAATGTCGGCAGAACATCCGATAGCCAGGAGATTGGGCTTGTGTGAAAGGCCAGAACCTCGGTGATCAGGAGAACGATCAGCAGACAAATGTTCAAGATGAAGACAATGATCAGGGAACATGAGATACGCTGTCGTTGCAACGGACTATATAGATGATATAAACGATTAATCTCACGTTCAATATCcgttaattgatttataattcgCACCAAGAATTTCTGGTCGACACAATAAAACAGCAGAATCGTGCAGATCACGATGGTACCGAGTACAGTTTGCACAAGTTCGATAGCTACGGTTAAATTTGTCTTGTTCTCATAGTTCATATTAAGTCTATACGGTATCGAAAGATAGTCCGAAGCGACCGTTAAGCTAATTAGTACGGTGTTGTAGACGATACCAAATTTGGAATActgaaatgtatataatgtccTCTTTTTCGGCGTGCCAATACGATAGGTGAATGTAGCGAGACCGATaagcttgaaaaatattattaacaccCGAACCATCCAGAGAGAAACCTGAGGAGacttcgattttattttcaccACTTTCTGTTTGCTAATTTTTTCCACggtattcattttatttagatttccGAAGATATTGAAAGTCTTAGCattcatgaaaattaaatcaatcgaAGGGGAAATATTCTTGTGATAATTATCTTCCtccataatttaatttgaatatttaattcttctctgttatatcttattaatttatatatattcgtgcTCTCTTTCATgacttgtaaatattttctgttgttTTCATATTccaattgaatatatataaattttatattacatgtatatgtatatactgttGTACActatatgtgtaaatttttttttttaatttatacattgtaaTTTGAAGTACTGTTTATGTatgttaatgtataatatcgtttcacatatatatttttattttaaattatataattatataattatataattaaataaagagaagCCTATTCTTTATTGATATCTATCTTTCCAGTTACTGCGAGTCAAAATTAATCGTATTTGTTTAAATGTCATATAAGAccaattatcaaaattattaaatggaCACTGCGCTCTGCGTTGCGCTTTATTTATGCAAAGACACTGAACGTATGTAGCGAGAAACTTTTGCAAATACCTTCCTCGCGATCGTATCATGTAtgcaaaaatgtattaaatattaagtccATGAGACTCGTAAgcatgtgataaaaatatgaggCTTACACTTTTATTCTCTATCATCTATATAGATACCGATCCTGTGATAAAATAGCAGATTACAGGCTAGGAAACGAGTTGTATTATGTATCGTGACATCCACTGGAAAACCTTctggaatatttattacttatatggTATGATAAACGGGCACGATATTAATACAGAATATacagttttgtttttttttaaatgttagatTCTCATAGTAATTAAAGTGATTTGAAAATGTCCTTATAACTTCAACAATCCATTgcgattattaaattcttatgaaaatatgtaaaaaatttttagccTTCAAAACACAAAATTCTTTCattagcaataatttttttatcaatataagtATACGCATTTACATAAagctttatacatataaaatatttgttttattatgaaCGAGAACTTTATATCATGTCatgatttaatttgaaaatataaaactcacacattaaacattattttgcgctttgatgtaatttaaacattttgtgtGATTATCTTCGATTATCttcttcatttataatttgaaattaataaaatttcaaatcttctctatatttatctctctctctctcttttatgatttgataaaaaaaaatacctttTATGTCTCCCTCGTTATATctagtttttttaattctatatgtatctaaaatatctatataaataaaataatacattaaagcGAGATATAAGCTTAGATTGTATATTCGTATATTATCGATAGTATCTGTACAAGTCCTATGCACATACGCATTACAAATCGAGCATTTGCATCAGTACTTTCCATTGTAATATGACCTTGCTTCTATAAAATTGACTTTGAAATGTTCATATAATTCGTCTCTGAATTTATTACATCGAAACAAAGTTATAAACTACTGTACGagcatcttaaaaataataaaacaatattaaaagaagtccacgaatataaaaatagataaatatagcTAATACAAATAATTCGATGTAATCATACCTTGTCATATTAAATCTTCTTTGTTTTATGcgattttattaacaagattgcttttacaaattttcttttatcgagatatgcaattataaaattacagttatatcCTATGTGATTATTGaatgtacatgtataatttaatctctaaCTTGTGTGATATTAAATccaaagtaattataatattttcattatatttttacgaaaatggaaacaaatttatttctgatttgtagaataaaatatataacatctgCTATGGCAGTTTATTCTAATTTCGGACaaaatttcgatataaaaattgcatccTTAATAAATTCTGATACTTTCTTTAcaatacgttatatatatatatatatatatatatatatgcatcgtatatatgtatctcatatatatcattaattataaaatatgatttaatacttaccaattttgtaaaatgtacgTAATTGTCACGTAATAAAGATATGATAATGTCCGAAAATTATTGGTTTATAGCTCTAATTTGTACAAtttcgatatctttttacgcGCGAgcactaattttaatattatagcaatgattttaattagtaatattataaacaataatattttgaatatacgaataatatattgtattacgaATACTAAAACAAAAACGCAGACATgtgcaaaaagaaaagaacatatttttatctttaaaatgcaACGAAAATGAGAAAAGTTATTTTCACATAAAGAAAACTGCTAAAATACGAGAATTTCTAAAAACGCGAGAAACTCCTGGTTAAAACAAAATGCGAATGCCAacgattattttcttattattcatTGCATTATTTGTATGTAATGTGTGACGTTTATCACTAACATCAATTGTattaacaagtaaataaattcTGTGTGAATAGTGTTTATGTGCTCTTTACAAATTTCCTCCATGGCACTACCCGAATATACAGACTAGTATTTCAATACATGACAGCATTATTTTACTGTCAAGTAAAAATACTATGCATTTCGTTCTGGTCTTATCCATTATATTAGccacttttattaaataatctctgACAGTGAATATTTACCTGATCTTATCGAGTTAGTAATCAGTAATGATTGCAAATATTGTATCAAGTGATGCAGGTGTACTGCGAATCGTACAATGTGGATATATACTCACTcatgaaataaaagataacaCAACTAATTCAAAAGATTGATTTCCACGTGTACAAAAGCAATATCGATCGCATTCACAGAATTAAACttcaatatgattttataatcctttttaatactttttatccaataatattgttagcattgtaacaataatttgcattttttatatgtaaaaatagtttttattttaatttttacgttttattaaataatatagagatttaaagtaaaaaaaatcataaataaataatatttattgatttaacatatgtaaaactaagttttattaaattttattattatgatttattattatgtgaataatttaatatactttgtaatataatGGATTTCTAAGTGTGTAGccagatatattatttacatctaataaaaagttaaatttaaacgAATCTCACTTGCTTCTACTTTCaagtatattgtaaaaattaaatttatgtcgTAATTTAATGATTGCATaggcacatatatatttaatataagcaGAGGATTATAAAACCAACATATAAtggaaatataactttataaatgcGCCCGATATATACTTCAGCTATATATccgttcttttttctttttttagtatCATAGTAGTATACAAGAAAATAAGCAAAGTTTATGttaacgaataaaaatttttatgttacttGGTCTCCTCATTCTTGGAATTCTCACTTCTAGGCACTTCTACTTCTGTTTCAACAACTGTTTCCACCTCTGTTTCTTGCACTACTGGATCAGATTCTGCTTCTACTTTTGATTCCAGTTCGAACTCCGCTTCTGGTTTATGCTCTGCTTCTGGTTCTGTTATAGATTCTGCTTCCACTGCCACATCTGTATCTAGTTGACTGGCACTATCATCCGCAAGTGAATCCTCTGATCTTCCTGCAtctacatacacacacataccaaacatttatatatacacatatatgtacatgcacgcacgcacgcacgcacgcacgcacgcacatatatatatatatatatatatatatatatatatataatatattaatatatataatatattaacagcATGTCACAGACTATTTTTTGTTTGATGTTTGTATCAtctctaattattataaaactatttcatCGAGTTGTAAATTTGATCAGTTacttattattcataatcataaaatagtaACAACTTACCTGAACAAGCAGGATCAGACATTAATGAAAACACCTTCTCTTCAGgcatattttttgtcaattcCTTGAAGTGGACAACttgatttgaaaatgattGCCAAAATGACTGACCCTCAGGTATAGTAAACATAGCCTGCAACATTTTTAAAGTTTCgacaaatatatgaaaaaagaaatatttaaattttttttgcatatgaCAATTACCTTAtacttgttatatatatgctcAGCTTTTTGTCTAATCTGTTCGgccttttgtttgaaaatagcctggaaaaaatgttataaatgtatatgtattataacatGTACaacacaaaattaataacacattaagcaaaaaatgtatcatttatatatacctcTTCTTCTGCACTTAGTTTCCATTCTCCTAGATTGCCAATATATCGTCGcagctaaaataaaaaaaaatttattaaaaagaaatataacagGAGAATTAGGGTAAGCAGTATTTAAGGcagtatgatattatataaattatatatgtcttaataaaataaaaaaattctctattatcaaaattattaaaatatttgatatattactCACCCTTTTCACTGTTTGAACAATATGAGGATGTTTTTTCAGCATTAAAGGATCAATTGAAAGACCCAAAATATCATCCATCGCCTGTAAGCATTTATCTGTATTTGCTCGATCTAGTCCtagatttgattttatttgagCATCTAATTGTAGGAGTTGAGCTTCTATACGAAGCCACCTAGAAAATAACATTGTACATATAAGCATTTAGTTTTGTAGcaactaaatataatagtcGTAACTACATAGTAGAATCTCGTTAATTTTGACTTTTTGGGGATAAAACAGAGAAACtcttaaaaaacattaatagacTATCTTTGTAGTGTCAGATGCTCAATTATcgtttatatgtttatattttaattgctcaCATGAAGCTATCATGTGCATGTATCGTCATATGATGTATCAATTATGATATAGAGGAGATGTGTTATAAGTGTTTTTGAAAGCACATGTAGAAGACATccaaattaacaaaaattgatgaaacattatagaatattatagaaatatatattataggaaATTTCTTCACCTCAGTTTATATGTTTTGCGATGAACAGCCCCATCTTTTGTTAAAAGACGCTTCTCCTCCTCTGGCACAACAACATTAAAATCTAGAGAGTCCTTCACCTGTTCTGGTAAAACCTCACCACTTTCCAATTGCGCTTTGAGCTTCATAGCATTCCTAGCAACTATCCAATCCCATCGTGCTCGAGCTTCTTTACTTTCAAAAGATTTCGGCCTGTCTACATCTAACTTAATGCCTACATGTTCTCCAGCAAATGTACGAGCTAAGAGAACGCGGTTTGATGTATCAGAAGATGTAGTACTCGATACTACTGTTACGTCAAGTATTGATCCTTCATTATTTCTCTctgtaaattagataaatattttaaaaataggttaTAACAATTGTGTGAGTAGagtaaaatctataaatgcCTACTTTCGATAGCAGCTCTTTTCTTATGCATTACATTTGGTGTTTGATGCTCATTAGGATCTTCATTTTTCGCTTTACGACCTCGTCCAGAATGttctaaacaaaaaataatgtataattttttaaatcttgaaatataaatagcattttatataatattgatagcaaatacaataaaataattaaaacatgatTAACATTCTAGAACttaatgcaattaattgtttcagatacattgtatattaattggaaacaataagaaaatcgattattcaacaagaatattttattatctaggtttgtatagaatattttttactttttatgtaaaatttgtaaaaggataaaataatagattttgaaGTCTCCAT includes the following:
- the LOC140668111 gene encoding putative gustatory receptor 28a, whose protein sequence is MEEDNYHKNISPSIDLIFMNAKTFNIFGNLNKMNTVEKISKQKVVKIKSKSPQVSLWMVRVLIIFFKLIGLATFTYRIGTPKKRTLYTFQYSKFGIVYNTVLISLTVASDYLSIPYRLNMNYENKTNLTVAIELVQTVLGTIVICTILLFYCVDQKFLVRIINQLTDIEREINRLYHLYSPLQRQRISCSLIIVFILNICLLIVLLITEVLAFHTSPISWLSDVLPTFHVGWMIMQYFLLVTIIQADFADVNRALQNLSRVSTPDLRSQSLCQTRRIIVSNSTVQQLLQLRDVHCHLCEISGNVSDFYSLPILFGVIFLFLSLIYNGYYLLSPLLMSDEVLEYEVFTNTIFWLIYLIYPIFFLTNRITKILNEMEKTGNVVHNILSCAIGKEAKSELKEFSLQILHRKIRFTANGYFTLDNSFLYSLIGTVVTYLVILVQFQMGSSRPHCNCTHQDS
- the Jasper gene encoding PC4 and SFRS1-interacting protein, with product MVKLVKKFFSGDKVFAKVRGYPPWPAKVEKVSDPNSKNAKYSVYFYGTGETAVCKVEELYTYTENKAKFCKPSRRKFFHEGIQQLEQELKNDRNKPLADIAAIKGADATELPTASATDSDMESGSLMIDEGDKKKSLKRKSVTTTSSTPDTPEVKKKRGRGKATNDSSKQEAALDSQGEESPKEVVSRSGRKIKPKRFADFSSSDETEMDKNEHSGRGRKAKNEDPNEHQTPNVMHKKRAAIEKRNNEGSILDVTVVSSTTSSDTSNRVLLARTFAGEHVGIKLDVDRPKSFESKEARARWDWIVARNAMKLKAQLESGEVLPEQVKDSLDFNVVVPEEEKRLLTKDGAVHRKTYKLRWLRIEAQLLQLDAQIKSNLGLDRANTDKCLQAMDDILGLSIDPLMLKKHPHIVQTVKRLRRYIGNLGEWKLSAEEEAIFKQKAEQIRQKAEHIYNKYKAMFTIPEGQSFWQSFSNQVVHFKELTKNMPEEKVFSLMSDPACSDAGRSEDSLADDSASQLDTDVAVEAESITEPEAEHKPEAEFELESKVEAESDPVVQETEVETVVETEVEVPRSENSKNEETK